tattattacattttgtgcTTTATTAACATATGATGTAGTGATACCCTGCCCTTTAAATGCAATCACAAATGGTTACAGGAGATGCATGAGATGTTAGCATCAGAGATGTAAATTGGGATCTGTTTAGCCTGGGCGTCAGTGTTTGGGTCACTTGAGACTAATCTTAATACAGAGTGTAAACAGAGCGGTTTATTCAAAAGGACAGCGGTAACCCGAAACACAAAAAGAACCAGGAGAGGGGTTAATGGCAGATCAAAGCAGACCCAACAGTGAATACAGGAACAAATGACTTTACATCCTGATAACAGATGGTCCCTAGAAACATTACTgaaattgaagtaaaaaaaaacaaaacattgtgttttcTCGGTAACTTAAAACTGTTTTATAGAGACATGTGTGGTGGATTCATCTGTAATTCATCTGTAAGATATAGTCATGCTGAAATACAAGGTATTTATTAATTACAACCATATGGATTCACATATAAAAGACTTTTACTCAAGCACATAAATGTAATGATATACATGTCTGCCCATGCACAGAGTATCTCATTTTATCTCTGTAGCTTGGGCTCTCCCtccctttttttaatgtttttaattcaacCTTGTGATGTTCTATTTTGGAATATAAGAGATGAGGGAACAATTATGATacttaataattaatgaaaatgtaattacttCTCCACAACATATTGATTCACATACATCTATatgttaaaacaattattaatagaACAATTAgtagtaaataaatgttaatatgatcagttaattaatatattttcaacatATGCTAGAAAGTAAAGAAAAATCTGCCCAAGTCTGCCAAAGAGCCAAAACTGGCCAATccagagaaaaacacagaactcTTATCACTTCTAAGGAATGGAAGCCTTGGTAAAGAGTGGGTAGAAGGACACCATATACGCTTGTAAAGCCAGATTTTCAGTCACTTGTAAGATAAACACATATCAGCTGCTGTTAAGAGCCATTCCTTGTATTACAAATGgagggcattaaaaaaaaaaaaaaaaaaaggaaaagttgtCATGACGTTTCTAAACATCTAATATTAGTGGAATAACATTCGGGtgtgtttttcatttcacaatgCAGTATTAACACAATATGGATGTGAAGGTGGATCACACAGCCTTAGATGATGTATTTAAGGCTTTGGCTGGCAAAAGACTTATAAGATTTTATCAAATGTACAGTGACAATGACATGAAAACTTTTGAGAACATAGTGAAGAAATATGCTTTGTCTTGGAAATTATTTTACTGGTATCTACAAATAAGAAGTTacttaaaagatgaaaaaatggaGATATTCACATATATTGAGAATTACAGCTTTTAAGTACTGTAATAACTAAATTCTGTAGAAGGCAAGAATCCCCAGTGTTAAAGGACTGGTTAGATTTATTTTCCTATGGGGATGACAGCATAtgaaattaagaacaaaagtgtactttctgaaaatatATGGTCACCTCTAAAAGTGTATACATAAGTATACACAAGATAAATAATAACTTTTCTTATATCTCCCTCTTACTGTATCTCAcggtattatttaatttatttgtttaattatttagtcTTCTTCCTCGTATTTTCTTGGGATGTGggatgcaaacttttgaacaggatgatgtgTAAATTCTCCTCATTTTGTTTAAcgatcatattttttcatttagtactggaCTTCAGAAGCTATATAAATATTTacgtttcccagaagacaaaataagtaaaattttcCCAgtcatcaaatttaaaaaagtttacaacccggtctcttaatgcattgtgtggctttcttgagcatcagtacatgttttcaccttttgtaatagttatgcatgagtccctcagttgtcctcagtgttaaAAGATGGATTTCAAAATCATAGTCACTTTtagaaagggttcaaatatgcagaagatgctggaaaacaaaagaatgtgcaggagctggaggaccAACaaaggactcatgaacaactatcacaaaatataaaaacggttatggatcatccaggaaatgacaaatagtattaagattcaaggctatgtaaatgtttgaatggggtcatttttataaattcagttattattttgtcttgtggagtatatgtaaacatctgttatatgaaatatcttattcaggacagtactaaataaaaaataacatgcaattatcatgatccctcttattttatttcaattattaacattttgcgcattctgcaaggggtatgtaaacttatgagcatgactgtgtatatatatatatatatatatatatatatatatatatatatatatatatacatatatacacacacacaaacacgcacaaacacatacataagaatatagaaaataataaaaactgaacaaTTACTGAggtaaaaatatgtctttataaaagaaatgtttatttgtataatgtatttaGTGAATTGAACAGAAAgacataataaagtatataaaaaagagTGTATCACACAGGATTCTTTTCAGACTTGGTCATAGCTCACTAAATATTGCAGGACAGCAGTAGTTAGTTTCTAGAAGAGTTGCTTACATCCACATAACACAAGTTGTATTACAATGGTTTCACTTTGCAGACATTTCCTGTTTTATCTTTCTcttgtgtgtatgtattgtgCTGTTGAGAGTATTTTAATCTTTGTTAGATTGCAGGACATTAAGAGTATAAAAGTGGCAGCAAAGAAGATGTTGACACAGGTAGTCCACACAATTTATCAGACTCTTGTTGTGAAAGCTACACAGATGTTAAAGGAGATGGAGGTAAGCATTTTAGTGCTCGATAGTCCTCATTTACTGAAGCATGCTGTGCATGATTTTAATCTTTCAATGGAAAGGTCACTTATGAATATTCTGCATACTTCACACAATTTCAGAATGTGTTTTCAATCTTCATCATTACAGTGCTTTAGTCTCTTTCATCATAGCTTGACAAAACTTCACTTTACCAACAGAAAACTGCACACCTATTTATACTTTGCAGAATATGTAAGAATGACATGGTTACATGATTGGTTACACCCATCCAGGCAGATAATTTCCCATAGTTAGTCACTTTTAAAGAGTCTAGACTACTTCATAATTTAGTTATAGCATACATTTGTACCAAAACCTTGTTAGATGTAGTTTCGACCTTCCTATTTCAGggcaaaatacatttaaacatttgggaTTTCTGTTTAGGAACCTCAAATCTGTAACCATTGATttagttttgagtgttttattgTAAGACCCTGTATGCGGAGGAGGTTGGGTGTCTGTTGGAGAGGAAGACATTTCTGAACAGGTTGGAAGGCTTTCAGGACTACATAGCAGCTTTTATTGACAAGGCCCTATGCACAGAGGGCCACTGCCTCCTGATCCACACAAAAAGAGTAAGCTGTTCTATATTTGCTTATTCCTTATGTACCATAAAAGATCTAAACCTTGTTTTTCACATTCATACTGATTATGTTAaggacacccccccccccccccagttttgTTCAGGATAATATTAGCTCCATCATATGTTTTGAGGTGAGGTGCATACATTTGTATTTAGTGcgatcaatcaattaaaaaaaaataactaattaattgcacaaagtttttttttatatacttttaatatagctTCAGGTAATAATGTAGCTTTCTAAGAATATAtgaccccccaccaccaccaaaaaaaacccTGTCTCATCCCGTCAAACTGGTggtactcaaaataaaaattccaaggttggcaggtctgcatTAATTTTAACAGCAATAATTTGTATATTCATCTATTTCATGCAATGtcattgtattactgtatttgtgaCTAAAACTGGCTGTCATTCAGATTCTGAGTGTGTGTTTAGCCCTCTTCTATATTTTTGGTGTCTCTAACTCAGATTGAGACCCAAGTGAAAAAGCTTCTGTCCCAGAAGGCAAGCACCCCTGAGACCATGATTGAACTGCACATTCAGATACAGAATGATCTCTGTCAGCACATCATGAAATGTGGTAAACAAAAACGttctgcttttttattaaaaaaaaaaagtatttatattttatttaaaaaaatctataaatgtaacatcttttccttttttcctgcCCAGGATTTTTGAGGATTAGAAGGATTCTTGTTCCATTCACCTCTCAGAGAACTGATTCCACTCAGTTAGAGTCTGAGTCTGTGAAAAGCTCAAATCAAAATCCCTTTGCCTCCTCTCAAACTGTGCAAATGGACCAGGCCCTTCCTAGTCTGCCTCATCCATCTCAGCCCAGCCAGCCATCTCATTCTAACCAGGCCACAACCTGCTTTCCATGTAACAATGTTGCCTCATCTCAACCGAATCAATCGAAACCTTCCTCTTCAGATCATCAGAGTTCATTTTCTTCTTCACCATCTGTCCAAGTCCAATACCATGAAGTCATGTCTGAGCAAACCAAGCATGCTTACAGTCCCTCATCAAACTGTGGCCCATATTTTCCTCAGTCTGCTCCTCAAACTCACATGAATTCTTCTCCGTCTGTTTATTCTCAGCCTCATCTTCCACTCACGAACCTCGCAGCATCTCAAATAAACAATATCTCTGAGTCAGCCAAATGTAGGAAGGCCTTTTGCCCTACTATGCAGGTCTCTCATACACGCTTAGTCACCTGCCCAATGCAAATTCCAGTCAACAACCAAACACCCGTAACAACTCATCCAATACCAGCCAACAACCAAACACTCATACCAACTCATCCATTGCCAGCCAACAACCAAACACCCCTACTAACTCATCAAATTCCAGTTAACAACCAAACCCCCATGACAATTCATCCAGTATCAGCCAACAACCAAACACTCGCACCAACTCATCCAGTGCCATCCAACAACCAAACACCTGTAATAACTTATCCAATGCCAGTCAACATCCAAACACCCCTCCTAACTCATCAAATGCCAATCAATAACCAAAAACAACCAATTTCAGTCAACAACCAGACGCCTGTAACAACACATCCAATACCAGCCAACAAGCAAACACTTGGACTAACTCATCCATTGCCCGCCAACAACCAGACACCCCTATTAACTCATCAAATGCCACTCAACAACCAAACACTTGCACCAATTTATCTAATACCATCCAAAAACCAAACACCTGTACTAACTCACACAATGCCCATCAACAACCAAACACTCGTACCAACTCATCCAATGCCAGCCAACAACCAAACACCTGTACTAACTCACACAATGCCCATCAACAACCAAACACTCATACCAACTCATCCAATGCCAGCCAACAACCAAACACCTGTACTAACTCACACAATGCCCATCAACAACCAAACACTCGTACCAACTCATCCAATGCCAGCCAACAACCAAACACCTGTACTAACTCACACAATGCCCATCAACAACCAAACACTCATACCAACTCATCCAATGCCAGCCAACAACCAAACACCAGTCAATAACCAAAAACAACCAATTTCAGTCAACAGCCAAACATCTGTAACAACTCATCAAATACCAGCCAACAACCAGCCACCCGAACTAATTGAATCAATACCAACCAACAACCAAATACCTGTATTTATTCAACCAATACCAGCCAACAACCAATCAACCATACTTACTCATTCTATACCAACTTACAACCAAACACTCATATTGACCCATCCGGTACAAACCAATTTCCTGGGGCCCGGACATTCTTTCTCTGTGCAACCCAGTATTCCCTTAACTGTCCTTTCAACAATAAACACACTTTCTTTAAATGATGCTACTGCAATCTCTAATGTCCTTCCTGTAAACCCAATGCCTTCTGCTCCCATTGATGGCAACAACACCCTCCAGTGTAAGAGAGGCACCTACAATAGCCATAACCTCCCAGTCAAGGCCTTGGCTGATTCCGCCTGTGATCAGGATGCAGGTGTGAGCAGCACGAATTTCACTGATACGGACCATCTGGAGAGCAACTTGCCCACCTCCCTTGTGTCGGAGGCAGCTCCCAAAAAACCTTCACTAGATCCTGGCTGCTCCTCTGGCCCATCCAACATTCACCAGGACTCtctctccaccaccaccaccaccacagagAAATGTCCAAGTCAAGCTCAAAACTGCCAGTCATCCAACAAGAACTACTCTGGACCAAAACACTGGAACACTGGCTTGCCAACAACTTTCCAACAGCTTGTAGAAGCAACATCCATACCTGTCAGGTCAAAAGACAATCTGAACACAACACCTCCAGCGGATTCAACTCCTTGTAGCACATCAGAAGACATTGATGGGGAGGTTGGTGAATGTTTAGTTTGATTCTTACAGATAGAGGTATGGAGAGTTGTGTTTCATTCAAAACCTTTCTTCTCCTACCAGAAGACGACTCATGACAAGACTGTCCGAAGTACTTTAGACTACAGGGAGGCAAAAATAGAAGACAAAGAATCTGCAGGTTATCTTCTTTTCAAAAGAGTTCTCAAAAGAATAGTGTTTGTTTTCCTCactcattccttttttttctgtcttttagtCACCCTGGAACACTTCGGGAGACAAATCAAACAATGCAAGAGGTGGTCTCAAGATATATTCTTATTTAGTGTTGGTTCATAGTGATCTTTGCTTCATAGTTGCTTTATTTGCATTCTTCCTGCATCAAAAGAATTATTAACCTTATTTATGTCTCAATTAATGTTTGTgataactattaataatattattaatagtgtTAATAGTATTTACAGATGTCTCTTTGCTCACCAGGGctgtatttattaatcaaaaataaagtgtcgttgatatattactatttaatatgaccattttattcttttgtaaatcctgttttaatatattttaaaatgtattttattcctgtaattCTGCAAttaccattactccagtcttcagtgtcacatgatccttcagaaatcattctgatatgctgatttggtgctcaagaaacatatttttattagcaATGTTGGAAACAGTGTGCTGCTAAATGTTTAtgtgaaaaccgtgatacatttcaTCATGATTCCTTGAATAGAAGTTCAAAAgtatagcagttatttgaaatataaatattttgtaacctaATTATATGTCTTTacactcacttttgatcaattaaatatgtccttgctgaataaggattattttctttaaaaaacttacTTACCCCTAAccattgaatggtagtgtatacatcttttttttttctttctttttttttgactggaCACCACTGTTTTCTGTTGAATAGGTTTCTACGTGTTTCTCTTGTGCGTCTGCCCATCTCTCTGCCTCCAAGTGGACAGCCACTCCCAGAGTTCCACCTCACTGCAGATACCTCCACAGATCACATCTTTGTGCAGGAATCCCAGGGAGGACAGGTAAGGACAACACACAGAGTACATCTGACTGTTGTAGGCCATGTTAGCACCACAGGCACAGTTATTGTCATGCTCTTCCCCAGGTTAACCAGGTGTGGAGATTGTATGATGATCAAATTCCATCAAGATCCTCTTCTTGCTCTGTATCCCAAGACAGCGACAGCTCCCTGGCATCTGACGTAGAGTTCTGTGCCGTGTGTCTGTCTGCAGGAGCTGCACTTCTGTGTGCAAAATGTGGCTGTGCTTTCCACTCTGACTGTCACATCCCACCAATTCTCAAAAAACCTTGGTGAGACCATCAGAAACTACTGTATCACACTGTACAAATCTTGATTTTTGAATAGTTTTGGAGTCTTAATGGTTTATAAGATGTTGGAATTTGATAAGCTTGTGCATTTAAGTCCTCTATTTGAGTCTTGGTGTATTTCTTTTCTCTTGCAGTAAGGATTGGGTGTGTTTGCTATGTCAGGATGTAAATGAGACAGTCGTGTACGGCAGTGAGGAGATGAGGACATGTAGTCTGAGTCTGCAAGATCAAAGAGTGAGACACTACCAGCCTGACAGAATCTACATTCATAGTTACACTTTTTAAAAGGATATTTTAGAGGATTGTGGATTAGCATGGTGTTACGCCACAGCTTTTATTTCTTGTCCTAAAATGATATAAAGTTACACCAATGCAATGTCATCCATTCTGTTCAGAAGTGTGAGAAGCTTGTCCTTGGTCTCCTGTGTAATGAGAACAAGAGCCTGCTCTACAGCGCCACCAAGGTAAATGCACAGTGCATGTCACAGTCACAAGTAGTGATGACATTCCAATTTTCCaatgatattattatttcagGCAGTTTATTGAATTGTTAATGACAAATAAGAATAGACAAGATAAAAAGAAATTCAATTCTAGCTTGTCAAGTTTTTAGAAATGTACTCTGTAtttgtgctgttaaaaaaaaaaaaaaaatatatatatatatatatatatatatagcatttcaataaaagtttaaattgaataactttaATGAAAGTCATGTAACtatcaattaaaaacattttcgttACACATTGAATACATGCAAGTCTTTACATCTTAagaattttcacttttcacagaaatgtttttatgtaaatttttaaatgctatgacagttaataatataaatatatgtaaaaaatatcagaagtaataatataattattaattcataataataacacaccatatgacattttacaacctgaactaattTTGCCATTTCATAGGTGAATTAtctgatatattaatatatctttttatatatatatatatatatatatatatatatatatatatatatatatatatatatatatatatatatatatataatatatataagatatatattttcttttttacttgtTTTCACAGTCATCATTAATATACCATCACAGTCAGTCTTCAGGGCTCCTCTGTTTGAGTTCATTTCCTTATTTTTTCTGAATGCTTCTGCCTTTGATTTTGTTCTTTGATTCACATTCGAATGTGTTCTTGAATGAACAGATCCAGATTAAAATGATCTTATGAGCTGTGCTTTATTTGTTAAAGAATCACTCAAAAACAGCCGAATTTGATATAATACTCGGCCGACTCCTGGGGAAACGGAAGCCTCCTTATCGGACTGCTGCTGAACTGGTGTctgatgtttggactctctttgACATCTTGATGATGAACTCTGAGGTAAATCACTCGTCACATTCATGGGCAGTTTAACTGCTAAGCTTCTTCTTTGAAGAAAATTCATACCTAATTATAATTTAACTGAATGTTACATAATAATgacatgttatttttgttatttctataGAGGAAAAACATGGTGGTCAAACTTCAAAAATCTTTCCAGCAACAGCTGAATGAATCTTTTGCGGAGAGTCTCCATGCTTCTCTCTTGAAACAGTCCAGCAGCCAGGATCCGGAGACAGAGACTGAACGAGAGAAGCACAGAAACACTTTGAAACGCATGAGAGAGTTTTTCATGGCAAACTCCGGTACAGATGCCAAGAAATGCTGCACTGATAAAGGGAACGAGGGAGATGGCTGTGGAAACACTACAGCTGCTGAACATTGAAAGTGCATCAGTCATTACTTgcttttttacttgttttatctTGTGAAGAGGGAACCAGATCCCTTTCTGTTTAGTGTAgtagtttgtttatttagctTTGCCTTTTAAGTAAGATGTGTATTAAACAGATTATTTCATTCAAGCTCACAATTTCTTTCTGTGGTACTTGACTGGTCACTGTGGATGCCTTGATCTGCCACGATCGATTTATACGTGTGAGTTGCAAAATATTAGCATTATTGGATGTTATGTAGCTGTGATGCCAGCAGAGGGCGCGAGGATCCTTTGGTCGCTTGACCTTCAGTGGCGCTTTACAAGCATCAGTCTTATTTGTCCCGCCCCGCAGAAGTTGTGctgcattaataaaatatgatgaaatgaaataatgcaatatcacattaaaatggATGATGTTTTTAATTGTGGGAATTTAGATTTGAGTCTAAACGATTGATTTAAGTCTAGATCAAGGATATGGGCAAATAATATCCATGCATATAAATAGTtcgaaaatagcaaaaaataagcaattaaaaatataattatatatatatatatatatatatatatatatatatatatatatatatatatatatatatatatatatatattaacctgtcagttttaataaaaatcattctCTGGAACATAATGGCCTACGTTGTAGAAACCATGCAAGTGTATCCTAACGATTTTGTTATGAAGcgttttaaaatcttttgttttgcACTGTGCGAATgcaaacagcaaacaaaacaagCTGGATTAATGGCTCTCTCGCGACCTCAAATTTTTGAGGTCAGTATGAGTTGATTGTTGTCGAAGGAGGCAAAAACGTTTGCTGTTGACGCAAATAACACGGGGCTACTTGATAGGTCCAGATTTGAGCGGTTTGCTAATGCGAATAGGCGCACTGTTCTCTGATTGGTTTGAAGTAGATTTAACTCCTATAAGCCCCAcccactgtttttatatatagttgAAGTAGAATGTGAAGCTTACACTAAACACTCAAAACATTCACAGCGTTCACAAGGTGAAATGGTTGTTCTGGTCAAACCAAGTCCTCAGTTGGGCAGCAAAGCAATGGATGGAAATCAGCACAAAGCTGAGGCTAATGTTCTGCTGCTTGGAGCAGAAAATGTTGGGAAGTCAGGTGAGCACAAAACTGAACttgattttaaatgcaaagaATTCTGTCACGTTTATATGGTCTATTTGTTAAGcttgcaaataataatatattatatttatttgtttgcagcCCTCACTGTGCGATTTCTCACCAGACGATTCATCGGAGAATATGGGGATATCGGTACGTCAACTGATCAATTtactataataccattcataaTAACATACAAGCTAAATGTTGTTTATGAACGAggagtatttattaatttcactaTGCTCTCTTTCAGAATCAATATACAGCCATATTGACAAAACAGATGGGCGAGAGGTAGCCTTAAACATTTGGGACTCACTGTATCCACAGGTATGacgatgtgtgttttttttttttttatatttgtgcttcCATATTAGAATGTATTAAGAGGTCAAATATTAAGTTGATAGATTTTgtcagtaataatattttattctttgacTCATCCTGGATTAATCAAAAATAGtccatttgttttattctgttaataCGATTTGGAAAGATTTTTAATTAGTATAGTCCAAATTTAGTTTTAGTgtcatcataaaaaaatgtgtgtttaaaaaatcttttttactttttatatatttaatttttatatcatttctAAGTATTCACCATGGTAAAAGCCTAAGATATGGTTTGTAAGTGTGAGTATTTGaagttaaagtttatttgtcGTAAATTGGTGGGctctttattatcatttatatctttataaaaaatatattaatattattaaaaactattttatataaaataataaatacatatctaAAATCAGAAATTATACAGtatcaataaaaaaacacctgattgaataaatatttcttatgagCCTAATGATTTTATAAGCTAAAGAAGTAGGCTATGCTTAAATACatgaaatttgttttattgaCTAATAAAATTGTGCCTATGAATCAGAAAGTGAaggaaaaatcataattatgatattgAATTGTATACTTCATTTATGAGGGAACAGGGCATGatttaattgcatatttatttatgcagaaaatataggttaaaattaatttatacaggTTTTTTGCATCATGCTTTCCTGTTCAAGGTGATGTGAATTGACCCTTTAAATTCTGTCACCTCCAGAGCTGCGAAACAACTGAATCCATCAGTGACAAGCAGCTGCAGTGGGCAGACGGTGTGATCCTGGTCTACAGCATCTGCGATCGCTCCAGCTTTGAGGTGGTCCGGAAACAGGTGCAGCTCATCCGGCAGACTAGGAAGCTGTCCGCATCTGTCCCGATCATCATCGTGGGGAACAAGCGAGACCTGCTGCATCAGAGAGCCGTGTCCAGCGAGGAGGGCAGACTGTTCGCCCTCTCGGCAGACTGCGGCTTCTTCGAGATCTCAGCGGCTGAAACCTACCACGGTGTGCTGCTGGTTTTTCACGAAATCCTGGACCTCATCAAGGAGTCCAGAGCACTTAAAAAGGGGATGGTCGGAATCAAGGGTATAGTCAGAAGCGTGTCCGCAGTGTTTGGAAAGAAACGAGAGTGAAGAACTGTCGAAGATAATGAGCAAGATGAAGATATGAGGCCCCTGGCAGCCTAGCATCTAAATAGCTGAGAAGAGGACCCCGGCTGATGGGTTTTTGGGGCCGAAGGGAGTCACTTTCGCCTTATTAACCTTCATGGATGGTGGAAGGAAAAAGAACAAGAAGAGAGCATGTTAGAAGTTCAGAGCCCAGCTTTATTGTGAAGAAAAGTAGATGAAGTTTGTTACAGCAAGGCGATAAAATATGTGCCGAAGATAAGTGATCCTGGTCTTTCATGCAAGTTGGTCACTGGGTATGTGTATCAGAATGAACCAAGAGACGGCCCGGATCTGTTGTAGTCCTTGTCATTTCTCACAGAATGATCCTTCAGCTCTGAACAGATGATTTAGACAAATTCGAGTGAGCTGCTTTGGATTATATATGCTTGAAATGTAGAGATGGACTTTATCTTCCCTGAATTGTTCCCTTATGAGTCTCCActgacatttaaatgtaaattattaaatgtggGAATTGGGAGGAGACTGTGTAGTAAAATgtatatagatattttatgtgtatattgtAATTTCCATAAGATTGTTTCCTGGCTAGTTTCTTTGAGGTTGGTGGTAGTATAAATGTTACTCAAGTAAAGACACATTCACACCAATGATGATAATTGTAACCATAAACTATGGTTATAATGATAGCGACACATACGAACAATTccgggaagaaaaaaaaattccctgctgatgaaatataaaactattgacaTCCAGTCAGAATTAACATGACGTAAGCTTGAGTTTTTGTTGTCCTTTGGTGTGTACGACAACATAGTTACTGTTAAAGTTATAATTCTTTCTTGGTGTGGACAGCCTTAAGAACTAAAGAGATTGACATATTATTGACCTGTGCAGTATCTAC
This genomic stretch from Cyprinus carpio isolate SPL01 chromosome B16, ASM1834038v1, whole genome shotgun sequence harbors:
- the LOC109106459 gene encoding E3 ubiquitin-protein ligase TRIM33-like isoform X2, which produces MFASDQTGRPASPHPDLQRTVCGCCAVCKVHLNSSADPRLLPCLHIVCNTCLTKICTDGATQDCPLCAQSFCFSEVTECAIFEDTSNNNKVPKCGGCEESEVSGWCVQCEEALCLDCMSAHRRVKVTRDHEVTPKTPPTGWIQRRRCPSHTQESLRFFCLVCEELTCKDCQLISHRGHSFVKQEEAVGSQRQRLQSLLDSIRHQKETVSSSLLHLEARLQDIKSIKVAAKKMLTQTLYAEEVGCLLERKTFLNRLEGFQDYIAAFIDKALCTEGHCLLIHTKRIETQVKKLLSQKASTPETMIELHIQIQNDLCQHIMKCGFLRIRRILVPFTSQRTDSTQLESESVKSSNQNPFASSQTVQMDQALPSLPHPSQPSQPSHSNQATTCFPCNNVASSQPNQSKPSSSDHQSSFSSSPSVQVQYHEVMSEQTKHAYSPSSNCGPYFPQSAPQTHMNSSPSVYSQPHLPLTNLAASQINNISESAKCRKAFCPTMQVSHTRLVTCPMQIPVNNQTPVTTHPIPANNQTLIPTHPLPANNQTPLLTHQIPVNNQTPMTIHPVSANNQTLAPTHPVPSNNQTPVITYPMPVNIQTPLLTHQMPINNQKQPISVNNQTPVTTHPIPANKQTLGLTHPLPANNQTPLLTHQMPLNNQTLAPIYLIPSKNQTPVLTHTMPINNQTLVPTHPMPANNQTPVLTHTMPINNQTLIPTHPMPANNQTPVLTHTMPINNQTLVPTHPMPANNQTPVLTHTMPINNQTLIPTHPMPANNQTPVNNQKQPISVNSQTSVTTHQIPANNQPPELIESIPTNNQIPVFIQPIPANNQSTILTHSIPTYNQTLILTHPVQTNFLGPGHSFSVQPSIPLTVLSTINTLSLNDATAISNVLPVNPMPSAPIDGNNTLQCKRGTYNSHNLPVKALADSACDQDAGVSSTNFTDTDHLESNLPTSLVSEAAPKKPSLDPGCSSGPSNIHQDSLSTTTTTTEKCPSQAQNCQSSNKNYSGPKHWNTGLPTTFQQLVEATSIPVRSKDNLNTTPPADSTPCSTSEDIDGEKTTHDKTVRSTLDYREAKIEDKESAVTLEHFGRQIKQCKRFLRVSLVRLPISLPPSGQPLPEFHLTADTSTDHIFVQESQGGQVNQVWRLYDDQIPSRSSSCSVSQDSDSSLASDVEFCAVCLSAGAALLCAKCGCAFHSDCHIPPILKKPCKDWVCLLCQDVNETVVYGSEEMRTCSLSLQDQRKCEKLVLGLLCNENKSLLYSATKNHSKTAEFDIILGRLLGKRKPPYRTAAELVSDVWTLFDILMMNSERKNMVVKLQKSFQQQLNESFAESLHASLLKQSSSQDPETETEREKHRNTLKRMREFFMANSGTDAKKCCTDKGNEGDGCGNTTAAEH